The following are encoded together in the Planctomycetia bacterium genome:
- a CDS encoding SulP family inorganic anion transporter, giving the protein MSRFNMTQWEDWIPGIKLVRTYRLANFSSDFLSGLVVVLVLIPSAIAYADLAHCKPIAGLYASLGSMILFALFTSSRHVIAGPDAAIALMVGSTIGTLAAGNESQALVLSTWLCLLTGLLLLLGAYFKLGAAADFLAHPVMLGFMNGAAVVIIISQLGKLCGIALHEDNSLLRLLEWVTALQNTHWPTLLLGLSCIAILIVLRWRFPKVPGTVAIFALALLAGKLIDFQHNDFAVIGMVDTNIPDPVPPELSLNEIAKLAVASLGLALLIFPEGIVLGRSIASKHNENINPDRELIALGMANLAAGLLRGFAVGASQTRSLLNDSTGGRTQMVSLIAAALLIAFMYFLASWIAQLPVVAIASILVFTGFTLIDATSIRKLRSMSLYDSRLAMLTSISVVAFGVLPGIMAGIIASLLRVLSQLSRPHDALLSRIVGQPSFHDVGDDEKAETIPGLLIYRFYGPLIFANVRYFIERIEHFIAREEFPVRQVILDARAIPEIDVSAAEAIHRWLKELQARNIDFIIAKSHLPFRETASRLGLGEHVAEGKYYPQLPDAVAAFERLAPQPRN; this is encoded by the coding sequence ATGTCACGTTTCAACATGACTCAGTGGGAAGACTGGATACCCGGCATCAAGCTTGTTCGTACCTATCGACTTGCCAATTTCTCAAGTGATTTTCTCTCCGGCCTGGTTGTCGTGCTGGTGCTGATTCCTTCTGCCATTGCCTACGCCGATCTGGCTCATTGCAAACCGATTGCCGGGCTCTATGCATCGCTGGGCAGCATGATTCTGTTTGCCCTGTTTACCAGTTCACGGCATGTAATAGCCGGCCCCGATGCTGCCATTGCTCTCATGGTGGGTTCCACGATTGGCACCCTGGCAGCAGGCAATGAATCACAGGCCCTGGTGCTTTCCACCTGGCTGTGCCTGTTGACCGGTCTCCTGTTGCTACTCGGTGCCTATTTCAAACTCGGCGCCGCTGCCGATTTCCTGGCACACCCCGTCATGCTGGGTTTCATGAACGGAGCAGCAGTAGTCATTATCATCAGCCAGCTAGGCAAGCTATGCGGCATCGCGCTGCATGAAGATAATTCACTGCTTCGATTGCTCGAGTGGGTCACGGCACTTCAGAATACACATTGGCCTACTTTGTTGCTGGGTCTGTCCTGCATCGCCATTCTGATCGTATTGCGTTGGCGTTTCCCCAAAGTGCCGGGTACCGTGGCGATTTTTGCTCTGGCTCTTCTCGCGGGAAAACTGATCGATTTTCAACATAACGACTTCGCCGTGATCGGCATGGTAGATACCAATATCCCCGACCCGGTGCCGCCGGAACTGTCGCTGAATGAAATTGCCAAGCTGGCGGTTGCATCACTGGGTTTAGCCCTATTGATCTTCCCTGAAGGAATCGTGCTCGGCAGAAGTATTGCCAGCAAACACAATGAAAATATCAACCCTGATCGTGAACTCATTGCCCTGGGCATGGCGAACCTGGCAGCAGGCCTGCTGCGTGGTTTTGCTGTTGGCGCCAGCCAGACGCGTTCACTGTTGAACGATTCCACCGGCGGTCGTACGCAGATGGTCAGCCTGATTGCCGCTGCACTACTCATTGCCTTCATGTACTTCCTGGCATCGTGGATTGCCCAACTCCCTGTGGTCGCCATTGCAAGTATCCTTGTTTTCACTGGCTTCACCTTGATTGATGCCACCAGTATTCGCAAACTTCGATCCATGAGCCTGTACGATTCCCGCCTGGCTATGCTGACCTCTATTTCCGTTGTTGCATTTGGAGTATTACCCGGAATCATGGCTGGCATCATCGCCTCGCTTTTGCGAGTACTCAGCCAACTGTCTCGCCCACATGATGCCCTCCTGAGCAGAATAGTTGGACAGCCTTCGTTTCATGATGTAGGCGATGATGAAAAAGCTGAGACCATTCCAGGCTTGCTTATCTACCGTTTCTATGGTCCACTCATCTTTGCCAATGTACGTTACTTCATCGAACGCATCGAGCACTTCATTGCACGCGAGGAATTCCCGGTCAGGCAAGTTATTCTCGATGCACGGGCGATTCCGGAAATTGATGTTTCCGCAGCCGAAGCCATTCATAGATGGCTGAAGGAACTCCAGGCACGAAACATCGATTTTATCATCGCCAAATCACATCTCCCGTTTCGGGAAACTGCAAGTCGGCTCGGATTAGGAGAGCATGTTGCAGAAGGGAAATACTACCCACAACTGCCTGATGCCGTGGCAGCCTTTGAGCGTCTCGCACCACAGCCTCGAAACTAA
- a CDS encoding metallophosphoesterase has product MSSTTTVHPGGISVSNAVRRRNILGLTVILFGILTLLAPLGHEEVVGGRAGLLLVLTAILEFVHGFRRAKPKEQRSAWISSAITLAMGILLLNTPFLAGKALLLFLACWFGVDALRYLYQFITGNHPTRGRYYCLSAMIGNALVFAGVLIFRDKAMAWTVAIAASLRMFGIAYNFYVMPVFSLTEAGETVLQEYHLPENEELQKLADNLAEGEVNRIAIDRGWIIGFILTLFAIHLGRMGFDRSAIGILSPLIAVIGDIFMGLLIAFVIIIPLRVLWLRLTRRVDGKLWQWVLADSPDRRRRGKRFIQSLLTYRLKSSIRLRQARYSFRRAFNRGLQIGLPLSAIIAATFPIWGMSWYFDTENWAAGIWNSWAAARADTWREAMALEVLKAEDAQAPDKVFAVTPPGISSGKDYSFVVIGDPGEGDASQHILRSQYLEVVRQEQVKFVVISSDVIYPTGSMKDFEARFWLPFMGTTKPVYAIPGNHDWYDALEGFNATFLEPHSARAALKARIDVDKRITTTTEKNIDGLIAEATRLGNEYKVPVQRQKAPYFQFQSDNFALFAIDTGVVKRLDAAQMIWLKRALDAAKGKTKMAILGHPLYAGGVYMAEENPEFQELHELLRQHQVAVIMGGDTHDLEYYAEPMTGSSDPIHHFVNGGGGAYLSFGTSLAWPETVPAKEWAYYPAKAQVVSKIEATTPRWKWPAWWWTKNMGGWPFSAEFLSAAFDSNVAPYYQSFMEIRVENSKKRLVLIPYGIHGRLRWSDLDRSPGLLQANADASQFVEWIVPMK; this is encoded by the coding sequence ATGTCGAGTACGACAACCGTTCATCCTGGTGGAATCAGCGTCTCAAACGCGGTGCGTCGACGTAATATTCTCGGCCTGACGGTCATTCTCTTTGGCATTCTGACGTTACTGGCTCCACTTGGTCATGAAGAAGTAGTCGGTGGCCGTGCCGGGCTATTGCTGGTACTGACTGCCATCCTTGAATTTGTGCATGGGTTCCGACGAGCCAAGCCCAAGGAACAGCGCTCGGCATGGATCAGTTCAGCCATTACCCTGGCCATGGGCATCTTGTTGCTGAATACACCTTTTCTTGCAGGTAAAGCGTTATTGCTGTTTCTGGCCTGCTGGTTTGGCGTCGATGCCCTGCGTTACCTCTATCAGTTCATTACCGGCAACCATCCGACACGGGGCAGGTACTACTGTCTGAGCGCCATGATCGGCAATGCCCTGGTCTTTGCAGGCGTTTTGATCTTTCGCGACAAAGCGATGGCTTGGACCGTCGCGATCGCAGCATCGCTTCGCATGTTCGGCATTGCCTACAACTTCTACGTGATGCCGGTGTTCAGCCTGACGGAAGCAGGAGAAACTGTTCTGCAGGAATATCATCTTCCTGAAAATGAGGAACTTCAGAAGCTGGCTGATAATCTGGCAGAAGGTGAAGTTAATCGCATCGCCATTGATCGTGGCTGGATCATCGGCTTTATCCTGACCCTCTTTGCCATCCATCTTGGTCGAATGGGATTCGATCGCAGTGCGATAGGCATCCTGTCCCCACTCATCGCGGTAATTGGCGACATCTTCATGGGATTGCTGATTGCCTTCGTGATCATTATCCCGCTCCGGGTATTGTGGCTGCGACTGACCAGGCGTGTGGATGGAAAGTTATGGCAATGGGTACTGGCCGATTCACCTGATCGGCGACGGCGTGGAAAACGGTTCATTCAATCATTACTGACTTATCGTTTAAAATCGTCCATCCGACTCCGGCAGGCCCGCTATTCGTTTCGACGTGCTTTCAACCGGGGGTTGCAGATTGGTTTGCCACTGTCAGCCATTATCGCTGCCACCTTTCCTATCTGGGGGATGAGCTGGTATTTCGATACCGAGAACTGGGCTGCTGGCATCTGGAATTCCTGGGCCGCTGCACGTGCAGATACCTGGCGTGAAGCAATGGCGCTCGAAGTACTGAAAGCTGAAGATGCCCAGGCGCCCGATAAGGTCTTTGCAGTAACGCCACCGGGTATCAGTTCTGGCAAAGATTATTCCTTTGTCGTCATCGGCGATCCGGGTGAAGGCGATGCATCGCAACACATTCTGCGTTCACAATATCTGGAGGTAGTCAGGCAGGAACAAGTTAAATTTGTGGTCATCTCATCCGATGTTATCTATCCCACCGGTTCCATGAAGGATTTCGAAGCTCGGTTCTGGCTCCCTTTCATGGGTACAACCAAACCGGTCTATGCCATCCCAGGCAACCATGATTGGTACGATGCCCTCGAAGGATTCAATGCCACCTTCCTCGAACCACATTCCGCTCGCGCAGCCTTGAAGGCTCGCATCGATGTGGATAAGCGCATTACCACGACAACCGAAAAGAACATCGATGGACTCATTGCAGAAGCAACTCGGCTGGGCAATGAATACAAAGTTCCCGTGCAAAGGCAGAAGGCTCCCTACTTCCAGTTTCAATCCGATAATTTTGCTCTTTTCGCCATCGATACCGGCGTCGTCAAAAGGCTCGATGCCGCTCAGATGATCTGGCTCAAACGTGCGCTGGATGCAGCCAAAGGAAAAACCAAAATGGCAATCCTCGGCCACCCACTCTATGCTGGTGGAGTCTACATGGCTGAAGAGAACCCTGAATTCCAGGAACTGCATGAACTGCTCAGGCAACATCAGGTTGCCGTCATCATGGGCGGCGATACTCACGATTTGGAATACTACGCTGAACCCATGACCGGTTCCTCCGACCCAATCCATCATTTCGTCAACGGTGGCGGCGGAGCCTATCTGAGCTTTGGCACATCTCTGGCCTGGCCGGAAACAGTACCCGCTAAAGAATGGGCCTATTACCCAGCCAAGGCTCAGGTCGTCAGCAAGATCGAAGCCACCACTCCCCGATGGAAATGGCCTGCCTGGTGGTGGACCAAGAACATGGGCGGCTGGCCTTTCTCGGCCGAGTTTCTGTCAGCTGCATTTGATTCCAATGTTGCACCCTACTACCAGAGCTTTATGGAAATTCGCGTCGAGAATTCGAAGAAGCGCCTTGTCTTGATCCCCTATGGCATCCACGGGAGATTGCGTTGGTCAGACCTTGATCGTTCACCCGGCCTGCTTCAAGCGAATGCTGATGCGAGCCAGTTTGTTGAATGGATAGTGCCTATGAAGTAG